One window from the genome of Diceros bicornis minor isolate mBicDic1 chromosome 1, mDicBic1.mat.cur, whole genome shotgun sequence encodes:
- the NKX2-5 gene encoding homeobox protein Nkx-2.5, protein MFPSPALTPTPFSVKDILNLEQQQRSLAAGELSARLEATLAPASCMLAAFKPEAYAGPEAAAPGLPDLRAELGPAPSPAKCAPAFPAAPAFYPRAYGDPDPAKDPRGDKKELCALQKAVELEKPEADSAERPRARRRRKPRVLFSQAQVYELERRFKQQRYLSAPERDQLASVLKLTSTQVKIWFQNRRYKCKRQRQDQTLELVGLPPPPPPARRIAVPVLVRDGKPCLGDSAPYAPAYGVGLNAYGYNAYPAYPGYGGAACSPGYSCAAAYPAGPPPAQSATAAANNNFVNFGVGDLNAVQSPGIPQGNSGVSTLHGIRAW, encoded by the exons ATGTTCCCCAGCCCTGCGCTCACGCCCACGCCTTTCTCGGTCAAAGACATACTGAACCTGGAGCAGCAGCAGCGCAGCCTGGCCGCCGGGGAGCTCTCGGCGCGCCTGGAGGCCACCCTGGCGCCCGCCTCCTGCATGCTGGCCGCCTTCAAGCCCGAGGCCTACGCGGGGCCGGAGGCCGCGGCGCCTGGCCTCCCCGACCTGCGCGCCGAGCTGGGCCCCGCGCCTTCGCCTGCCAAGTGCGCGCCTGCCTTCCCGGCCGCCCCGGCCTTCTATCCGCGTGCCTATGGCGACCCCGACCCTGCCAAGGACCCTCGAGGCGATAAGAAAG AGTTGTGCGCGCTGCAGAAGGCGGTGGAGCTGGAGAAGCCGGAGGCAGACAGCGCCGAGCGACCGCGGGCGCGACGGCGGAGGAAGCCGCGCGTGCTCTTTTCTCAGGCTCAGGTCTATGAGCTGGAGCGGCGCTTCAAGCAGCAGCGGTACCTGTCGGCTCCCGAGCGCGACCAGCTGGCCAGCGTGCTGAAACTCACGTCCACGCAGGTCAAGATCTGGTTCCAGAACCGGCGCTACAAATGCAAGCGGCAGCGGCAGGACCAGACTCTGGAGCTAGTGGGgctgcccccgccgccgccgccggcccgcAGGATCGCGGTGCCAGTGCTGGTGCGCGATGGCAAGCCGTGCCTGGGGGACTCCGCGCCCTACGCGCCAGCCTACGGCGTGGGCCTCAACGCCTACGGCTATAACGCTTACCCCGCCTATCCGGGTTACGGTGGCGCGGCCTGCAGCCCTGGCTACAGCTGCGCCGCTGCTTACCCGGCCGGGCCACCCCCGGCTCAGTCGGCTACGGCCGCTGCCAACAACAACTTCGTGAACTTCGGCGTCGGGGACTTGAACGCAGTGCAGAGCCCCGGGATTCCGCAGGGCAACTCGGGAGTGTCCACGCTGCACGGTATCCGAGCCTGGTAG